In the Hydractinia symbiolongicarpus strain clone_291-10 chromosome 13, HSymV2.1, whole genome shotgun sequence genome, AGCCAACATGCACAAGTTTGGAAACTCAGTACGTTTGAAGGTTAGCACTGTTTTCCAAACACTTAATGGCTCTTCCCCAGAATGGTTGGCTTTTACAAAGCTTCTTAAAGAACGCCATTCACAAAGAGCCACAACTTCATCATACCCATTAAAATCCAAGGGCTGCTTAAAATGGAAatacatttcttttattttatcaaacCCAAAAGATTTATCGTCGGTAGGCCACCTCCTACAATCAAACCATATCATCGACTTTAAAACTGGCTCCTGAAAATCGGCGAATTTCGCTTCCAGTAATTCTTTTAACGAATTGCAGACATCTTTTTTCTTGCCAATGGCGGAATTTACGGAATCTTCATTGAGATATGTAAAATTTTTCAATTCAATGGTGATGCGTTGCTTGTTGGCATTTTCTTTGTGACTGTCGTCACCCTTGTAAAAGGAGGATTTAAGCTGACCGTCTTCCATACGAAAAGATGCTAGATGGCTCACAAGCATCTCTTCATCCATGTCCGCGTGTATCGTGTCGGTAAGATTGTTTAGCGTTTCTTCTATGGCTGGCCAAGCATCATAAGCCATTAAGTGCTCTGCTTCAAATATTTTGGAAGCTGGTGTTATGATCTCCAATACGTCTGCATATGTACAGACTAGACATAAAAACTGatatgaattaattttttttagatatccTTGAACAGTGGCTCGTGTTTCTGCTCTAGTTTTCGGGTCAGCAACAACATTTTCATAAGCTACTTGAATAGCTGGCCAAATCGCAAGCAACTTCTTGTATGCAGCACGTCTATGACCAATGAATCGAGTACCAGTTAATTTGCTTAGTGTGTGATGCTGGATGTTTAAAGCATGGCAGGCTGCCTTAATCTCAGTTTTGATTTTCCTGGAGTTTTTCAACAAATTGAAGTTACTGATGTAGAATTCATCAACTTGCTGAAACGCTGTTGTTTTAAATGCGTCCTTCACTGCCAGTTCAACGCGATGGTTTGAGCAGTGAATTTTGACTAGCCAAGGTCTTGTTTCAGAAAGTCTTGTCATAAGACCCGACTTTCGGCCAAAATTGACGCTGGCGCCGTCTGAAGTGCAACCAATCATTTTCAGGCGATAATCTTCTGGCTTGAACGGAATGAATCCCTCTTGGTTAAAAATGCCGTCTATACCATTGCGAAGAGACTCCGCATCAGTGCCACCGTACTCGCTCATTTCCAAGAGTGACGCGACAAAATACACTGGTAGGCCTAAAATACAGAAAAGAAATAattgtaataatttttgtttgacTTTCGAATAACGTAACTATTGCAAAATGTTCTTACCATTGCGAGTTGTTCGTGTTCGCACCATTTTTTTATCACTACCTGTCTTCCGCGCCTGTGATCCGTCGGTCAAAACTGACATAAAATGTGCACTAGCAAGGAAGATAGCAACCTTTTCTCGAACTGCCTCCGCAATATAACTAATGAATTCTCTTGCACTTTTTCGATCAGAATGCCCtaaagtaataaaaattattaaaataaagtaCAAAAATGTAAGAGCAACCTCGCCCCAGATCCCTCATTCATAAGCAAAAAGTTTAAGTACCTTCAATTAAACGAACGCCATTAATTTTCTGCACTTTCACCAACGTTGTAAATTGATTTAATGGTAGGGTAGGATTCATCGCCAATTCGTAAGCAGTTCGAAACAACTTTAAGTATCCGTCTTTTGTGCGTCATATCGTCAATTCCTTTTTGCGAAGATCCTTGAACTAAAATAGGTATACCATCGCCACCTTTCCCTCATTCTAATTCCAAAGCCATTTTATGGCCAGCACCATCATTCAAGTGACGCATAACCtgcataaaattaaaattataacaTACAAGAAACAAACAGTCGTCGATTTTATATGGGACATATGATACCTGAAACTTAGTAACAGAGTTTGTGCCGGCAATAAATGTCTTTACACTACCCTTTAGTCTTGATGCAAGTTCAGTTTTATAGCGAGCACAAATTTTGCACCACACGAAATTCACCATAGTTTTGCCGTCAGCCTCTTTAGTTTTATAACCAATAATGTCCTCTTTACCCCATTTTTTAAATGTAGAAATCTCAACCATATTtccgacatttttttttaaactcatttttgcCGAAAAGACGTGTCCTTCTTCTATTCAATAAAATAGGATATTATAAAAGTGAATGTATAACACATGGCCTAAACAGTTTCACCTGTTCCCACTGGagtaaaaaatttgaaaggGACAGCTAAAACAACTTTAACACCttcataaaaaattgaaagagtgttacatttttaaaacataaaaaaatctgaTCTTTTGATTTGTGCCGAAACATTTTTAACGATCGAAaccaaaagtagaaaaaaagaagtatcgcatggataaaaaaaatatgaataatattttatcaAGTGAAGGTATATCAACTTAAAAATTATACGAACCTCTCTACTTAAAAACGTCTTTTTCgaactttttatatattattagtaatctaaaaaaattaaaaagaacggAAAGATATAAAAGAGTATGGGGACGAAATTGGCTCAGCAAAATATTTAGTTTCGATTCACAGGTACCGTCGATCATATGAATGAAACTTTGATGTCATTACAagaaaaagttaatttatttGTAGCAAACAACGCACCTGttttttacaactaataagAAAGTTTTATGTCCCACATGCACGTGCTTGatctgtaaaataaaactaaaaataatccaGCCACCGCTGATTAAAGATATCAACAAAAAGTACACTCGCTACACGTTGCATTACgtctttaaaaaatctttgataaAGTAGTCTTACGCGAGCGATAAATCGCACGCGTAAATTTTTTGGCGCGTGTATGGGcatgtgcgcgtgcgatcgcacgcgtctCCTGACCAGGCCTGTAATTACCAGAacttacagtacagtccagatgtaagcgtacgcgtacgcttaagtttcacacctttttctcagaGGCAgaagttgtttgtcttttgttcttattaattatcttgcgagtcttggaAGTcgttaacttgcgcgtaataaggGATCGTCTCCGAGatcgtttcaaaaaaaatcgtttcaaatcgtttcattttttaattagcatagcatgtgatacgaatttgaaacgattttaaagtgatgtttaattttttaaaatcgtttcagatcgtatggaaatcgtttcactattttgtaaatcgtttcattaaaaaataaaatcgtttcataatcgtttcataatcgtttcatgattgttttattatattcttGAAATCGTTTCACATAACCATAATTCGTTTCAAAatcgtatcattatgatcgtttcagtatatttattttagatcgtttcaaaatcgtttcaaggtgtttgttttacattctgttaacataaaagaaattattaatctaataaaggtctctcCATAAAACCTACGCGCTGTCACATAGGTAAATTTCTACATCGTAAAAAAATCGCgtatataaaaacattatttataaAGATTTGCTTTCGGAAATTGTTTCAGCATATTTATTTGAGATCGTTTCAGGatgtttgatttaaatttttttttacataagaaGAATAAAAGCAATAATTATTAATAGAACTCATTACgttagggcatcattaggttgtatatcgcagaagtcgccggtgacatgcttcgaaaatgcttgtcaccggcacagtttaacatgaagcaaaactgtacaggagactcaattgttagagtcttcgcagaacatctcttctcacaaaaccgagggcagggctgacttattgcctgctgtgtcgtgtgggagaaagaacttctggacttcttttctaatatgatatacaattttttcgattattattacgaaTCGAATGGTACCACAGTATTTCAGTAGCCCGAGTGATTTTAGTTAGTGATAATGGCTTAACttactaaaaatgattttttttctctgtaaACACCAGCTGTTCATTGACGTCATACCGATTGTGAGTAAAATTGTACCTGTTTCAAAACATGAAATTGTTTAATATGATTTAAGAATGCTGAACGTCGAGAGCGTTTCAAAACATGAAATTGTTTAATATGATTTAAGAATGCTGAACGTCGAGAGCGTGTTTACGTTTTTCGGGGGCACTTGCttatgaaaaacttttttaactatCGCTAATATAACGACGTGGGAGAAAAGAAagagaataaatttttgctgaaaTATCATAACAAACACTATttacacactttttataaaaacatatacaAAAATAACGGTATGTTAATGATTTTATTCGTTCATtacgttgttttctttttcttccaacatttttttgacaacaacccttctttttatttgtctacattttgaattaacAAGTTCGTTTATATTTGTAATGGTTTCAAAATcgtctttaaaattttttctagcCAGTGAAAGTATTGTTTTTAGTCGATTTGGAGAGAGGGCTGTTTTCTTTATGACTTCTCCATCATAAGTTCTTTTCCCTCCCTCCACGCTGCCATGCGCCAATTCTGGTTCACTTTGCTCACTTGCGCGCTTGTATAATGGAAATCTGGATGAAGCCTTTTTTCCATTGTGTTCCGTTTTGGCGGAACACGAGCATCTACCAAGTTTTTAAATCTCCTGCTCGAAGTTGTTTTTCGAAGTGGCGGTACCATCAGTCTATGGATGGTATTTCTACTTACGGTGATACCCAGTGTACTTTTTACATGACGAACAATGTCCTGTAAAGTTACGCCATTTGTATACATAGTATCGCTTCGACGTCGAAGATGTGCTCCAGCTGAGCTTTGTTCGACATAATTTCTTATGCATGGAACAAGATCGTGGTGATTTATATGCGTGGAACGATTTTTATCTTTGCTTGtcatttctaaaaacaaaagaaaaagctgcataaaaaattaaaaaaaggcacACCATTTCTCTTCGCGTTATCAAGATTTCTAAAAGAAAGtctgaataaaaaaacaagaacaaaacgGTGCCGCGTactgaatttaaaataaatccaAACCTCGATAAAGTTGTTCAACTTTCTCTTCGTCACTATGTTCCGTTTCCGAATCACTGTCGAACATCCAGTCACTATCGTCAGTTTCATAAGTTTCtgaaatattttccattttaaaggaaattgttagttttaagaaaaactgtttatttttagttttgaaaaactgttttaCGATATTTACGATAAAAGATGTTGTTGATGATATCGATGTTGTGTTGattaaaagaaagagaaacaataattttacatttataagtttaattggtttttaattAGTTCGACATCGTTTCAAAATTCGTTTCAATAACTTCGAAGACTTTTACATCGTAtcacaaataatattttgacAATCGTATCAAATcgtttcagaattttttctaatcgtttcaaaatagtttcaaaatcGTTTCACAATCGTttcacaatcgtttcatttttaacaaaatcgtttcgcaaataaaatatgaaacattTAATTCGTTTCATGATACGATTATGAaatgatgtaaaaaaattattgaaacgatttccatcgtatggaaatcgtttcaattcgtatcaaaactgaaacgatcttggagacgatccctaaacaaaagattattgaagaaaaaatagcttattataactgcgcataactattgttaaatagtgttaacataactattcccaatagcataattgcaaatgttatcaactctatcaattgACACAAAGAGCCATTATTTAATaagtttattaaataaaagttttgcgtggaaactaaataaccTAGTGAGAAGGCATTGTTGTTTGCGctggttaaataaagcttttaagcgatagaaattattatattttaacaaagattgaaactttaattctgatagaaaagcttttttagatcgcgttttagaagtttaagaacgaaaagcagagtattgtttataaacaatgtttcttgctatgcttttgtttttaacacgaagcaataattttcgcgcaatttgaaaggaacttgctatcctattgtttttttgaataaaagcaattatttttgcaagttgagtgTACGCGTATGCTACATCTTAACTGTACTGTAAGAAAACCTGGTATCTTTgaaattaaagttttttgaagAAATCAGTGCTATTTGTAacacatgtttttgttttctccttaattatccttatttttttatttctttattcccgttcgcagcaaaatatccttaaagaatgtcaatttgtctccttaattctccttaatatcctaacttttgttctcattttattagtggtcaccctggtgaagacagcttcgcctcgctagccgtcttactttttgattattttcctttgttcaaacagttagtcgtttcCTTATGTAGACAGTATCAGATCTAGacaattagaatacctaaattttcagaatttctccttgctctaaatttaattatctccatagtgcttcaactatatcttcaactatcacaatAAGCATTCTCCCCCTgttggttttttttttgcttatgaTATGCAATAATCCCTGTCGtggtaataaaaaaagaaaaagcgtgATAtgcattaattatcataattattaacCACAAGACAATGTTGtgatttcttgttttgtttcgttttgttttgccTGGTCTCCAAAAACATTGCCGAATAGAATgaagagaaaattatttttttcttctgtgtcTTTCCAATAGAAACTctgggataaaatttctttccattttttgatgccatgttttacaaagaaaaaacaagccaAAGAGAACAGCATAAACAGAGCGTATCATAATGGCCGTATTCTCGAACTCTATCTTAGTGCTtatttaaaggttacctcccacGGAAAATTgttgagctcatatgaaagttctttgaaagttctctagaaatctttttatttttttgaaaaaatctttattcGTTCTCAAGTTGTCTTAAAAGTTGCgctaattatgcaaaataatGACGTCATGAGTATGCATTGAGgataattatggtaactaaataataaaatttatataaaatgtttaaaacccaTCAAAGTAAACagccagaaaacatttttaactctatatggcttgtaaaaaatgttaaattacccCCCTTGCAAAGCATACTCATGACATtatgcataattagtgaattTTCTTAatccaaattctaaagaaccaatcaagaatttcaaaaaaatatttaaattcctagacaacctttcTAGCTCTTTCATATGCATTTACCTTTATTTTTCGCGGGAGATAACCTTTAAAGTTAAGGCTGTTTGTTTACCAACAGTTTTACATGAACATTTTGTGATGGCCCGCTTATTAGACaagaataagagatcaacaagatcGTTATGAATGCTATCAATTAACTACAGTGTTATAATAAGTTTGGAAACTGTGATGAGATTTATTTGCAGACACTAAGAATGTTAATTGGAAAAGACTAAATTAGCACCACCATGTGTCGTTTCGCATAATTCTGCAAATGGAATTgttaaaagttaataaaaacaaggtgTGTTAGAGATTTGTCTAGAGCACTGTATAATCAACTATCCTAATTTCTTTTAGAATCACTCAAATATAAAGAATGAACAGGACTCCAAATACAAATGTGAATAAACAAGGCAGTACCATAAATCATCATGGGTTAGGTCAACAAACATCATATAATCTTGGGAACCCAAGGTCAGCTGGACCTTATGGAATTGCAAGTCAGATCACAGTATGCAGTTCAAGCACTCCTGTTCAGACAGTTGCTATCACTACCCAAATCAGTAACAGTACTGCTTCATTAATAGGAACTCTAAGTTCTGTCAGTGGATCTGCCACCAGTGCATTTGAAGTTTCAACTCCAAAACCATCAGACATCATGAAACCGGAAAATATCAAAAGCGAAATGGAGGAGCAACCAAACTCACAAGTACTGCGAGATAAAGTACTCCAGTACTATCTTCATACAGTAGAAGATATCAAACATAACTTTAGAGAGAGACTTCAagaattgttttttattcaaaGTGGTGGTAATATGGTGGACTACCCAGCTTGGAAAGTTCGTCCAACTCCTCACCTCTTGTCTTTTATGAATGTATATAGATTGGATGATGATTCCAGCTGGACTGCCTCGAATGCCACCAGCACTTTCTCACCATTAGTAAATGTGCAAACAACCTATAGCACTGCCAGTTCTTCATTGTCTAGTTCAAAGCCTTCAGAAAATTCCAGTAGGAATAACTATGGGGTGTCAAAATCGTCTGTAGAACAATATGGCTTTGTGCAAGGTATGCATGACCATGGTAACAGACATAAAAGTATAAAACACGAACGAAAAACTCTTGATAGTCACAAGTCACATTCCCACAGATCTGGATCGATGTCAGGAAACACACAGGAAGATATTGCTGGGCAAGTTAGACATGAATCTGAAACACTTCATCGGATATCTCAATTGCGGAAAACTGGCCTTTGGTCAGCTAGCAGATTACCAAAAGTGTATGAGCTTCCGCGTAAAAAATGCCAATGGGACTTTCTATTGGAGGAAATGCAATGGCTTGCCACAGATTTTgcccaagaaaaaaaatggaaaagaaaTATGGCAAAAAAGGTAGCTGATTGTTTTTTTAGGCCATCACTTAATTAGGTTActtttttcattgttaaaaagtaCTTTTCCATATATTTTGAATAAAGAATTCTTTTTCAGATTTCCCGCtctgttttaaaatttcatcaaGATCGCTTAATGCAAGGAAAAAGAGTTAAGAAAGACGAAGTTATTCGCATGAAAAGAATTGCAAGTGGTATAGCAAAGGAAGTTAAACAATTTTGGCAACAAATTGAAAAGGTACTGCCTATGAAAATCGCtgcaaatttctttttcataagCATTAAAATAACTTTGTGTACAGATTTGCTAGTAAACTTTTGCTTTATTTGTCTGCATGTTTTACAACATATGATAATAGAAATGGAACTTGTTTTAGTCATAAATTTACTTTAGGTTGCATGTTACAAGCAGCAAAGTCGTCAAGAAGAACAAAGAAGGAAAGCTCTTGATCTGCATTTGAATTTCATTGTGGACCAAACAGAAAAATATTCCTCATGGCTGGTGGAAGGGATGCGTGAATCAACAGTTTCATCACCACTTTCTTCAAAAAATGGTATGCTGTTTTAACTAATTTTAATACTCCTATGCATTATCACCAGTTAAACACTTTTACATGTTCTTAAAGCGTCTATAAATACTGACAGAACAACAAACTCCCTCTAGGAgacttttcagaaaaaaatccAGTTGCCTAATGGAAAGGTTGGTACCTctactttgaaaaaaaactgtGCCAGTAAGATTTTTGCATCAAAACAAACCCTTACAGTTTTAACGCCCTGAATTTGGAAAAAAGCAAAGGCATTCGCAGGCAAAAAATCTGTTGTGAATCATATTTCCACCCTCTATAACACAATcctggaaaacatttttgtgtgtGTTTAATGCTATTCTAATCTATCTAATCTAATCTAACacttttgtttaatattttaaatacttttaaaagcaCTAAGGTCATTTATGTATTTGTTTAAAtgattgttattttttctgtttttgattTCCATAGAGCTTGTAACCAATTCTGTAGTTATTCTAATACGTGTTGTTGCAAAAAGAATAAGCTTGATTATTTTCAATGTTGCCAGTTTCAGATGGTGATGATGAATTTGAACCTGTAGATTCTTCCCGTGTAGAAGATGATGAAGCTACAATATCAGAAGAAGAAGAGAATGAGGACCAGGCAAGTCTTCTAtctttttttggtaaaaattgGGAATtagattgtaaaaaaaaattaaacacagcCTCCAAGACAtgattaaggtggcagtaacccttttaattgtaaaattatgcagaaagaaataatgtaattattaaaagaaacaGTAAAGGGAAACAGTGCTTtggaaaagtttttatttaatcttttgaattttttaaaaaataatgtaaagcaAAATAATGTCCATTTTTGAGTACATAGTTCATTTTTTGACGTAATGTGTATCGTAgtctttttttaaccaaatcaCATATCATTTGGAAGCTAAACGAGCTGTGTCTTTCTTCTCCCTACTGTTATATGTACATTATCAATTTATTATGTATCAATATGCCTCTGGGTCAACATATCAAAGTCGCCAGTCACCTGCTGCGTTGGTGCTCTTAGTTTTGTTGATCTACATGCCATCTATGAGTATAATACGGGAAGCGTAATGCAACTATGATGTCACAAGTTTTAAATTGCTCTTATTCTACaaaaatagataataaaaaTCATCATGTTTCTGTTATTGTTAATAGTACTGCACTGTGTGAGCTCCAAATTCCAATAGCATTTtcctatttttatatttttagacatGTTTCAGGCCATTTTTAAGAAAACTCTGAAAACTTTTGCAGACATaagaaaacaaagatttgaaCGCCTAAACAAATCTGTGCATGTGTGGGAGAGTACGCGCAAGCGATCACACACCTTTCACGAAATGGTCAGATGTTTGGTAAATCAATAGATATAtaatgcaaaatattttaactgttgatatttttcttttaacagtgttTTCCACAGCTACCCAAGAAtctttcaaaat is a window encoding:
- the LOC130623933 gene encoding zinc finger protein 862-like yields the protein MSEYGGTDAESLRNGIDGIFNQEGFIPFKPEDYRLKMIGCTSDGASVNFGRKSGLMTRLSETRPWLVKIHCSNHRVELAVKDAFKTTAFQQVDEFYISNFNLLKNSRKIKTEIKAACHALNIQHHTLSKLTGTRFIGHRRAAYKKLLAIWPAIQVAYENVVADPKTRAETRATVQGYLKKINSYQFLCLVCTYADVLEIITPASKIFEAEHLMAYDAWPAIEETLNNLTDTIHADMDEEMLVSHLASFRMEDGQLKSSFYKGDDSHKENANKQRITIELKNFTYLNEDSVNSAIGKKKDVCNSLKELLEAKFADFQEPVLKSMIWFDCRRWPTDDKSFGFDKIKEMYFHFKQPLDFNGYDEVVALCEWRSLRSFVKANHSGEEPLSVWKTVLTFKRTEFPNLCMLAELVLCLSASNSTVERAFSLLTLLLSNRRLTMSHVTMENLLCINLNNKIWTEKEREEITEMAVIKYLEKRRKKKCITWEPPHKKSCSSSLDVTTISSSDNEDSNSDDDDSSVVVFSDSE
- the LOC130623131 gene encoding uncharacterized protein LOC130623131, with protein sequence MENISETYETDDSDWMFDSDSETEHSDEEKVEQLYREMTSKDKNRSTHINHHDLVPCIRNYVEQSSAGAHLRRRSDTMYTNGVTLQDIVRHVKSTLGITVSRNTIHRLMVPPLRKTTSSRRFKNLVDARVPPKRNTMEKRLHPDFHYTSAQVSKVNQNWRMAAWREGKELMMEKS